The following are encoded in a window of Numida meleagris isolate 19003 breed g44 Domestic line chromosome 9, NumMel1.0, whole genome shotgun sequence genomic DNA:
- the SYNM gene encoding synemin, whose product MWRRWEAGWDEKRELQELNSRLRVFVSRVRELEEENRFLARELAELREQELIGLRVPEQELAWLRMQLEELSQAKLEAELERDGLRRELEQLQLLGAEVLAMRRRLEPELAGQRQLLQRLQGECVALEELLLQLQDEHGHLAERQRREAVEIRELRMDLAALPPPLSALSLEELEETYEMLLSQSCQETLLRYQEQIQRLQEQEAQRSRENLELLREESRQCRQHLEDLHRQGQELCGLRERLEQELLAMQDRHGADVEEYQRIIDALEEEKQFLTMSITDYLKDYQELLQVKAGLILEIETYRALLEGESKQWIITWRDQLIGKLPQDIINTSYNYTDIYSTYQERNQNKTSPAIRITDTRHRIPATNISSSARFSAQSTQAGSQAAVSGKAFGKDVLGSIYRPSTTIRKDERTVTDHRELRAYTPGYSSWKNTEIQQKTIPERKKTEVTSSSTISFSKQSTHAERSGKDNKADTKPRASENIRTKPNFSKFPTYELNTNLKPSVYEETITETQTTVKEKRGGSKPTEESKSPTKEKDKLEKETKEEKRSANEKTFVEERSVNFGRQTDAKMGIEQKKYVREEVVNQKVAGSDISNARTLKSESSKKDTGVSFESKSKEVIEIPISLERPAPDKVSQKYDKDVSSQDFKTSIGRETGDHVTKPAEIHKVSVSESNLRDEEKISDRSHKMETLSTESIAENIVADILKSFTQSPSSQISTDTKVTYFNKQEQPDDGKIKTEVTVQSRVQENIDLSAEADRGSLSNQDVRKVILEGVEGTPSKQEIEEIVHHGLKGSEGAKNMSVNVEIVEETVDYVTDERTDFSTPFEVEEVEDTFPEREKRYGDEEQDITLTYEDLKKKKQRHESFTHVEEVTEEDDSPVEQKYFVSVPDDHPIINEKDDDSVYGQIHIEEESTIKYSWQDEFLQGTQSKRDEGVSSPEETYRVVGEEATAHILKEEHPKAGTSHVESVVIEKEIKIPQEFQASIKGLLSKETKDPKNQLKEALEQLEGSLPESVKEELSALTKENQADSSSLEFDIKKIHQTEEGGSLTIVAEVNLSQTLNADEFDVAQLGEVIAREKEKTTSHSLKRDSVERVVDGKSSTETDVSARGDIYTPVANQEVYTSSTVRRSGSTGYHTTEKVIYDGSTLETADFGEVSQSPESTDESKSVRHIRVGPTEVQRFEQIVYEGPGSEMLGISATEDVVQTGGSSEMSHSVKHFKLGPREIQTTEEVIYRGPFTTATEEVDSGNLSQQTFSSDINRSTRHVTVGSRQVIEEVSFEGLGSDSLELNSSGNLSQTEGPVDVSRSVRHFRLHPKEIHTEQVIFEGPISGKVEVSDTRDFSQTESSVRHIQLGPKEFMTAEKVIYQGPITEHIEISEVGDQTHSESSVKHFRLGQTGVTTTERIIYHGSLSETPELINKGHLSENEGSSDSSRSFRHVTITPVETQTEQVIFPRPISETLEDRSQTRESSESSSSMKHVKVGSSETSFTFQMDVSSVGGVSTAESKEQATMLISNKQDPSVHQSQFRVESDHTGDNENKRSYIHSSFSQDHTENIVEKSSFDKTVQLQRMVDQRSVISDEKKVAVLYLDHEEEDDEENDGQWF is encoded by the exons ATGTGGCGGCGCTGGGAAGCAGGATGGGACGAGaagagggagctgcaggagctcaaCTCCCGGCTGCGGGTCTTCGTGTCCCGAGTGCGGGAACTGGAGGAGGAGAACCGCTTTCTGGCGCGGGAGCTGGCGGAGCTGCGGGAGCAGGAGCTGATCGGGCTGCGGGTGCCCGAGCAGGAGCTGGCCTGGCTGCGcatgcagctggaggagctgagccAGGCGAAGCTGGAAGCGGAGCTGGAGCGGGACGGGCTGCGGcgggagctggagcagctgcagctgctgggcgCCGAGGTGCTGGCGATGCGGCGCCGCCTGGAGCCGGAGCTGGCCGGGCAGCGGCAGCTGCTGCAGCGGCTGCAGGGCGAGTGCGTAgcgctggaggagctgctgctgcagctgcaggacgAGCACGGGCACCTGGCGGAGCGGCAGCGGCGGGAGGCCGTGGAGATACGAGAGCTGCGGATGGACCTGGCCGCCTTGCCGCCCCCCTTGTCCGCCCtgagcctggaggagctggaggagaccTACGAGATGCTGCTTAGCCAGAGCTGCCAGGAGACCCTGCTGCGCTATcaggagcagatccagaggcTGCAAGAGCAGGAGGCGCAGCGGAGCCGAGAGAACCTGGAGCTCCTGCGGGAGGAGAGCCGCCAGTGCCGCCAGCACCTGGAGGACCTCCACCGCCAGGGCCAGGAGCTGTGCGGGCTCCGGGAGcggctggagcaggagctgctcgCCATGCAGGACCGCCACGGCGCCGATGTGGAGGAGTACCAG CGGATAATCGATGCtctagaagaagaaaagcagttccTGACCATGTCAATCACAGATTACCTGAAGGACTATCAAGAACTACTGCAGGTGAAAGCAGGCCTCATCCTTGAAATTGAAACTTACAG GGCTTTGCTGGAAGGGGAAAGCAAGCAGTGGATTATTACGTGGAGAGATCAGCTTATAGGGAAATTGCCTCAAG ATATTATAAACACTTCATATAACTACACTGATATTTACTCTACTTatcaagaaagaaatcaaaataaaacttcacCAGCTATCAGGATCACTGATACAAGGCACAGAATACCAGCGACAAATATAAGCAGTTCTGCACGCTTTTCAGCTCAGTCAACACAGGCTGGATCACAGGCAGCAGTGAGTGGAAAAGCTTTTGGAAAAGATGTACTAGGTTCAATATATCGCCCTTCAACAACTATTAGAAAGGATGAAAGAACTGTGACAGACCACAGAGAATTAAGAGCGTATACTCCAGGCTACAGTAGctggaaaaacactgaaatccaGCAAAAGACaattccagaaagaaagaaaacagaagttacaTCTTCATCCACAAtatctttttcaaaacaatCAACACATGCTGAAAGATCAGGTAAGGACAACAAAGCTGACACAAAGCCTAGGGCTTCTGAAAATataagaacaaaaccaaacttcTCTAAATTTCCAACTTATGAGCTGAATACCAATTTAAAACCATCTGTATATGAAGAAACCATAACTGAAACTCAGAccacagtaaaagaaaaaagaggaggcAGCAAACCAACCGAAGAAAGCAAATctccaacaaaagaaaaagataagttagagaaagaaacaaaggaggagaaaaggagtgCAAATGAGAAGACTTTTGTAGAAGAAAGAAGTGTTAATTTTGGAAGGCAGACTGATGCAAAAATGGGGatagagcagaaaaaatatgtCCGGGAGGAAGTCGTTAACCAGAAGGTAGCAGGGAGTGATATTTCTAATGCAAGAACTTTGAAAAGTGAATCAAGCAAAAAAGATACAGGTGTATCCTTTGAATCCAAAAGCAAAGAAGTCATTGAGATACCGATCAGTCTTGAAAGACCTGCTCCTGATAAAGTATCTCAGAAGTATGACAAAGATGTAAGTTCACAAGATTTTAAAACTTCCATAGGAAGAGAGACAGGTGACCATGTAACTAAGCCTGCTGAAATTCACAAAGTCAGTGTTTCAGAATCTAACCTGagagatgaagagaaaattAGTGACAGAAGTCATAAAATGGAGACTCTGTCAACTGAAAGTATAGCAGAGAACATTGTTGCTGACATTCTTAAAAGTTTTACACAGTCTCCCAGTTCACAAATATCAACAGACACAAAGGTAACCTATTTCAATAAGCAAGAACAACCCGATGAtgggaaaataaagacagaggTGACAGTGCAGTCTCGAGTACAGGAAAACATAGACCTTTCTGCTGAAGCTGACCGAGGAAGTCTTTCAAATCAGGATGTTAGAAAAGTGATTCTAGAGGGTGTTGAGGGAACTCCTTCCAAACAGGAGATAGAAGAAATAGTACATCATGGCCTGAAAGGAAGTGAGGGTGCAAAGAATATGTCCGTTAATGTTGAGATTGTGGAGGAAACAGTAGATTATGTCACTGATGAAAGGACTGATTTTTCAACACCTTTTGAAGTAGAGGAAGTGGAAGACACATTCCCTGAAAGAGAGAAGCGTTATGGTGATGAGGAACAAGACATAACACTTACATATGAAGAtcttaaaaagaagaagcaaCGCCATGAAAGCTTCACTCATGTGGAGGAAGTAACTGAGGAAGATGACTCACCAgttgaacaaaaatattttgtgtctgTTCCTGATGATCATCCTATTATTAATGAAAAAGATGATGACTCAGTGTATGGGCAAATTCATATTGAAGAAGAATCAACTATCAAGTATTCTTGGCAAGATGAATTTTTGCAAGGCACACAAAGTAAGAGGGATGAAGGTGTAAGCTCTCCAGAAGAAACGTACAGAGTGGTAGGGGAGGAAGCAACTGCCcatatattaaaagaagagCATCCCAAAGCTGGAACGTCCCATGTTGAATCAGTTgttattgaaaaagaaattaaaatacccCAAGAATTTCAGGCTTCAATAAAGGGGCTTTTATCAAAGGAAACCAAGGACCCTAAGAATCAACTGAAGGAAGCTTTAGAGCAGTTGGAAGGCAGTCTCCCAGAAAGTGTAAAGGAGGAACTGTCTGCATTAACGAAAGAAAATCAAGCTGATTCTAGTAGCTTAGAATTTGATATCAAAAAAATTCATCAGACGGAAGAGGGAGGCTCGCTGACAATTGTTGCTGAAGTCAATCTATCTCAGACCCTTAATGCTGATGAGTTTGATGTAGCTCAGCTCGGTGAAGTAATTGCACGTGAGAAGGAGAAGACAACATCACACTCCTTGAAAAGAGACAGCGTGGAGAGAGTTGTTGATGGTAAAAGCAGTACAGAAACAGATGTTTCTGCACGCGGTGATATATACACTCCTGTGGCTAATCAAGAAGTCTACACGTCATCCACAGTGAGGAGGAGTGGTAGCACAGGATATCATACCACTGAAAAAGTCATTTATGATGGCTCAACTTTGGAAACTGCAGATTTTGGAGAAGTCTCTCAGTCACCAGAATCAACTGATGAGAGCAAATCTGTAAGACATATTAGAGTTGGTCCAACCGAAGTCCAGAGGTTTGAGCAGATTGTATATGAAGGGCCTGGTTCTGAAATGCTGGGGATCAGTGCTACAGAAGATGTTGTTCAGACAGGGGGCTCGTCAGAGATGAGCCATTCTGTGAAGCATTTTAAACTGGGTCCTAGAGAAATCCAAACAACCGAAGAAGTGATTTACAGAGGGCCTTTTACTACAGCTACAGAAGAGGTTGATTCTGGAAATCTTTCCCAGCAGACCTTTTCATCAGACATCAACAGGTCCACAAGGCATGTTACAGTAGGATCAAGGCAAGTAATTGAAGAAGTGTCTTTTGAAGGGCTGGGCTCAGATTCTCTGGAGCTCAATAGCTCCGGGAATCTCTCTCAGACAGAAGGGCCTGTGGATGTCAGCAGATCAGTAAGGCACTTTAGATTACATCCAAAAGAGATTCACACCGAGCAAGTTATCTTTGAAGGACCAATCTCTGGTAAAGTAGAGGTCAGTGACACTAGAGACTTTTCACAGACAGAAAGTTCAGTAAGACACATTCAGTTAGGTCCTAAGGAGTTTATGACAGCTGAAAAAGTCATCTACCAGGGCCCCATCACTGAGCATATAGAAATCAGTGAAGTGGGAGACCAAACCCATTCAGAAAGCTCAGTAAAGCATTTTAGGCTAGGTCAAACAGGAGTTACAACCACCGAGAGAATCATATATCATGGCTCCCTGTCTGAAACTCCTGAGCTCATTAACAAAGGACATCTTTCAGAGAATGAAGGAAGCTCAGATAGCAGTAGATCTTTCAGGCATGTTACGATAACTCCTGTAGAAACTCAAACTGAGCAAGTAATCTTTCCAAGACCCATTTCTGAAACGCTAGAAGATCGTTCACAAACACGAGAGTCGTCTGAGAGCAGTAGCTCCATGAAGCATGTTAAAGTAGGATCCAGTGAGacatcatttacttttcaaatgGATGTTTCCAGTGTGGGTGGAGTATCTACGGCGGAAAGTAAAGAACAAGCAACAATGCTTATATCTAATAAACAAGACCCTTCTGTTCATCAGTCACAGTTTAGAGTTGAAAGTGACCACACTGGGGAcaatgaaaataagagaagtTATATTCACTCCAGTTTTTCCCAAGATCATACTGAAAACATAGTGGAGAAGTCGAGTTTTGATAAAACTGTACAATTGCAAAGAATGGTAGACCAAAGGTCAGTTATCTCTGATGAAAAGAAAGTCGCAGTTCTCTATCTGGACCAtgaggaggaagatgatgaagagaATGATGGACAGTGGTTCTGA